Genomic segment of Panicum virgatum strain AP13 chromosome 9N, P.virgatum_v5, whole genome shotgun sequence:
ATAGTGATAAAAATAATTCAAGATGCAAGTGAAGGCAATGATATCGACATGATCTTAACAATTTTAGCATATATCAGCATGCAGCCCAATGTTTGAAAAGATATAACTAATGTTTACAAGAAAAAAAGGATGGTCGTACATGTGGGGTGAAGAAAGTActcaaattaaaaatgaaataaTGATGGAGATATaatcatagaaaaatataaTGGTAATAATTATTCAAAAAAGCTATGTTAATTGAATAAAACTTACACCACTCTGGCTCCAAAAATTGCACAACTTATACTTTAATGATGCTTGGTGTGATTGAGTAACACCACTTAATAAAAATCATGTGTTTAAAATCCCAGATAAGTAGGTCAAATACATGATGTTTAACATCATGTGTTTAAAATAAACCAAACACATGATATTGCAATTATGAAAAGAGCTATAATTGGAACACACAAGTGGTAGTGATGCAAACTAGAGAGGCACAAATAGAAAGAATAGAGAGATTATGAAAATGGTAGATTAAATCTGGGGGAAAGGAGAGCCAGACTTGGACAGATGATCctctcaaataaaaaaaaatcaataggCATTGGATCGAAGTATAACATGAAACATATCAAGTTAGTTTGCTGTCCGACAACTTGTCTTTCTCCTTGATATGGAGCTCACTTCACAcataaataaaattaatctttcAAGTTTTGACATTATAATATGAAAGAAAATATTCAGGGACCAATCAGTTTATATTGTCACCTACACATCTTACACTATGCAGAAGGCACTTtacacaaaaagaaaagatataAGAAAAGAGTTGGAAGAACTCTTATGCAAAAATTAATTGACACACAATTGCAGTAGCCTAACTTCACTACAAATGGAACATAATTAGAAACCCAGCTCCCTCATATGCCTCTCAAAAAATCAGGTCAGTTATGCAAATACTAAAAAAACTGAGCCCAAGTCTAACTAAATTGGAAATAAAAAAGTAAATGACACAAATGAATGGGCTCCGCTTAAAGTGGTGATAATGCTGCTGTCATTTATCAAGGTCGCCGGAGAACAAACTTGGCATCTGTATCTATTTAAGTATAGAGAAGGGTTAGCAAATTGTTAGCGAAATGGAGAGCTCTCTCATCTCTTCTCTATCGGTGCACTTATCAGACATGCTCTTAGCACACAACAAAAGAGGTATACTCATTTCTGACTCTATCCAATGAACCACCTCAAAAATCTTGCTATGTATAGATTCTTACTGCTAATTcacaaaacacaaaaatataagtTTCACTGATATTAGGGCGTCAAGACAAGTtagcattgttttttttttgaaatttcaaGGAACTCAACAAGGAAAATGGGATAGGATTGCCATGAACAACTAGTGACCGACTGTGGGTAGTAGTGAGGAAGTGGTGGCAGGGGGAAGCAAGCCTCGAAGGCTACTAAATTTCAACCATCGAAGATTTGGCACATGCCTGCCCATACCTCCTGGATTCtgcacacatacacacatgTAGCCAAATCAATAATCCACCGAACAAACAAGTCCCAAGCCAGGAATCCACAGTGAAAACCTAACCCTAATCAATCTCAAGCATGAACGAGATCAAGTTTCGCATCACAAATCCACAGCACAACCATGCGCCAATTGACTCCACCTTTCCCCTTCATCCACAGGTCGAATCAATTTCGCAGCACGAATCCACATAAAACCAAAGAGAACCACAAAGAGAGCAATAAGAGAGAACAGAGGGGAGGGGGACCTGCACCATCGCTGTGCACCTCCGCTGGTGTTGCTACGCCGCGGGATAGCTCCGGGACCCCGGCTCACCATCTCCCCCGGTTGCCACTCGGCACTCGCATCTCACGGGAGGGAGACAAAAGAGAGTGAATAggaaggagggggggggggggcaagcgAAGCGCACTGCGCACCGTTATCACCCAAACGGTACATCGAAACAGACAGACGCAGCGCGTGAATCAAGCAGAGCCGCCGATCTCAAAACCGACGCACCAGAACATCGATTGACGGATAAACAAAATATCAACTGATTGACACCGAGtaaatctgataaaataaaGGTTCACAATGGTCTCCATTAATCAATTGTTCTGCGTGCGCTGGAAGACGACCGATGCAAGTAGTAGACGGCGATCTGAAAGGTGCAGCGCAGCGAAGTTCGCCGGCCGGTAGTGTTGCTTCTCGTTGGAATTCAGTCGCGATTTTCCCCTCGCTAATGTACGTCTAGGCTTAGTCAGTCGTATATAACGCACGGTTGCAGCAGCCAGCACCAAGCGGTAGTGATAACTGATCCGGACGCGCCGGATTCTGTACGGGGGCTCATGCTGTGACATCCACATATCATGTGCACTCGGCATCCTTTAGGAAGGGAGGGCGGGAACATCGAATTCAATCTCGTGAAAACCTACTAGTAGATTCTTGCCCGAAAGCACAGCATTTCTACTACAAGCAACAAGCTCAGTGACAGTGAGGCTTGGGAATTGCCTGTCAAGGCAGCCCGATCGCAACGCTGCAGTCAGTCCCACTCTCCCGGGTGTGGCACCGTCACAAGTAGCCACAACACAACCCACATCAGGGAACACTAGGTGTAGGTACCCAACCCAACACGATCAGCACGTCCAGGGCCCCAGCCTCGGGTGCCGGAAACTAATCCATCGGAGAAGAAGCATAGAACGATGGAAGCGTCAGTTTACGGGATTCACTGCGCCACCGGCACCAGGACCACGCTAGCTGGATCGATGCAAACCCGTTTTCTCGGTTACTGGTTGCAGTGCCCAACGGAAATGCTCCGGGTCAATGTGGGCACCAATTTAATGGTTAAAATTTAACTTAGCTTGCAAAAGTATACTGGTTGTGTTCGCTTGACTGTGGCtgatggctgatgctgatttgttatgagagaacagtacttcTGGTTGGCTGGTAACTGAtggttggtgctgatttattatgagagaaCAAATTGCTGGTTGGTTGGCAGACAAGCCAAAGGAACACAGCGACTGACGCTTGTATCCATTGTGTTTCTGGTGTACAGGCTCAATTTTAGGCAGATTACAAGCGCACGGGATGACCTAGGGCTGAGGTCCTGCGCATGCGGACTGGAGCACGCTCTGTGGATGGCCGGGACTTGAGCTGCGTGGATGAAGTCAAGGCTCCCTGAACAACAGCTCTCGCCAACAGGTGGTAGCAAATGAAACACACCTTTCATCTGACCTGGCCAGTGGAACCATTCACCGCTGCACTGCAGCTTCGGAATTTTGAACCAAACAAATCCACGAACAGAACAGTAGAGCATGACTTGCTTATACGACAAAACCGTGTGTATTCATACTGCTGTTCTGTTGCGGAGCCATGCCATAACGAACAAATCCGTGGCTCTGAATCCTGACGATTAAACACACGGAAGATCCTTCTGCACAATCGCAGATTGCTTCACAGCGTTCCAACCACCATTACAGTCACCATCCCAGATCAGTTGTACACCTCCCGAAAGCAAGCAGGCCTCCCCATATAAACCCGCTAACCCAACCACCACCCCCATTTACGCCTCCGCACGGGCCATCGCCACCGGCACGCCGCCTCCGATCCGCAACGCATCCGCCCATGGCCAAGCGCCTCTTCCACTCCTGCCGCTcgccctccgccgtcgccgcggtcaCCCCGACAACCACCCTCCGCAGCGTCAGCGAGCGCCCGCCCGTCGTCCCGGTCACCGCGGGCGGCGcgtgccgcccgcgccgcgggcctcggcggcgccggccccaGCCCCCGGCATCCTGCGGCCCCGGGGGCTGCGCCGTGGACTACGGCGCCGACGACCTCCCGCCGGCGCCTGGCACGCCCGCGTACCGCTGGCTCAAGAGCTCCCACTGGCACGTCATCGAGGCCGCGGACGCGTATGcctccgacggcgacggcgacgacgacactCCCCGCGTGAAGATCGACGCCCGGCGCCGGGTGCTGCactcgcgccggcggcggcgcagggtgcTCCACCGCAGGGAGCCGGGGCCCGGGAGCTGGTCGTCGGGTGACAGCGGCTGgttcagcagcgacgacgacgacgacgggccGTTCGAGGAGTCGTCGTCGTCAGCGGCGCTGCAGGTGTCGTCTACCACGACGACCGAGTCCTCGTCGACGGGCGCGAGCGGGAACAGTGCCGGcgctgtcgccggcgccgcggggcggaaggaggaggcagcggccgcGTTCGCCGGGGGCTTCGCGGTGGTGAAGCGCTCCGACGACCCGCGCGGCGACTTCCGGCGGTCCATGGCGGAGATGGTCGTCGGGCGCGGCATCTACGACGCGGACGGCCTGGAGCGCCTGCTCCGGTGCTTCCTGGCGCTCAAcgaccggcgccaccgccgggaCATCGTAGCGGCGTTCGGCGACGTGTGGGAGGCCATCTTCGAAAGCCCACCGCCCTCCCACTCCCACCCCAACacagccgccacctcctcccacGCTTCAAGCTTCGAGGCTGCCACCGCGACTCATCCGTAGACGGCTAGAAGACCGATGTGCTTATTGCACGCGTAGGATTATCATGTAAAAAAATGCGATTAAGTTGTTCGTACATGTAGGCGCCTGTAAATTACGTTTTCTTGCTTGGGCTCACGGCTCCTGCTCGTTTCCCGCCTCCTGCGTGCTACTAGCGCTGCTGCTCTTTTTCAGCTCTGGAAATTGGCGTCGCGACCCTGACGCCTGACCTGATGTGATGTAACCTGGAGACCGGAGAGTGTATGGCACTATTTCTCCTTATGTTCTTTTTAGTGGAACGTGAACTGCCAGACGAACTATCTTCGCACAGCTTTCGCGTACGCGTACAGATGTCTATGTAGCCCGAGGCCCGGCAGCCGGCCCAAAAGCCTGTTTTTTTGGCCCGGCTCAAGCCCGGGCCCGGGCGGGCACGGCCCGGCAGGGCGTGCCGGGTATGGGCCGCCAGCCTGGCACGCCGGGCGGTACGGCTCGGCACGGGGGAGCAGGCTGGCCCGGTGCAAGGCCCGTTGCCCCCAACGGCCAACGACGCTACTCTAGATCTCGGCGACGCTCCTCAACAGATCCCGGTGGCGGGCGGCTCCACCAGAtctcggcggcgtcggcgcgtcCACTGCTCCACCAGGGGTTGGAGGCGGCCGGCCGTCGCTCACCGTCGGGGCGGGGGCTTCGCGGCGACGTCGGTTGGAGGGAGTGCGGGCGGCACGAGCACGGTGGAAGCACCGTGTTTTTTGGGCTGGCCCGGCACGAAAATGGCCCGTGGGCTCGCGCTTGGGCCGGCGGAGGAGCCCGTGGGCTAGCACGGCACGACCCGCTAAGTTATAGGGCCGGGCCAGGCACGGCCCAGAGGTCACCGGGCCAGGGCGGGCTCGGACACGGGCTGGGTTGGGCGGCCCGAATGGACATCTATACTACGCGTCTCGCATTGGCATTGCTTGCCTGCCATTTCCTTGTAtttaggtcttgtttagatcattttgcatttttttcatttttatatttttggaagagaattttcaatatttgaagtattaaatatagactaatcacaaaactaattacagatcttgtctgtaaactacgagacgaatctaatgagcctaattaattcatcattagagtatgtttactgtagtattTGCTGTAGTAATTTAGTGCCTAATCAC
This window contains:
- the LOC120691790 gene encoding transcription repressor OFP7-like; its protein translation is MAKRLFHSCRSPSAVAAVTPTTTLRSVSERPPVVPVTAGGACRPRRGPRRRRPQPPASCGPGGCAVDYGADDLPPAPGTPAYRWLKSSHWHVIEAADAYASDGDGDDDTPRVKIDARRRVLHSRRRRRRVLHRREPGPGSWSSGDSGWFSSDDDDDGPFEESSSSAALQVSSTTTTESSSTGASGNSAGAVAGAAGRKEEAAAAFAGGFAVVKRSDDPRGDFRRSMAEMVVGRGIYDADGLERLLRCFLALNDRRHRRDIVAAFGDVWEAIFESPPPSHSHPNTAATSSHASSFEAATATHP